GATCGGCAGGGCGGCACCGCCGTCTGGGCCCCGTCGATCACGCCCCCCATCGGCGCCGAGCTCACCGACGAGCAGGCGCTCGCCTGTGCCTTCCGTGTGCTCGCTCGCGACGGGTTCGCGGAGAACCTCTCCGGCCACATCACCTGGCAGCGGTCGGACACCACTGACATGCTCGTCAACCCCTGGGGCCTCTGGTGGCGCGAGCTGCGCGCCTCGGACATCTGCACCGTCGACGAGGACGCCCACGTGGTGGCGGGCCGGTGGGATGTCACCCCGGCCATCCACATCCACACCGAGCTGCACCGGGTCCGACCCGACGCCCGGGTCGTGATCCACAACCACCCCTACTACGTCTGCCTCGTCGCCGCCCTCGGCGTCATGCCCGAGCTGCTCCACCAGACGGGGTCGCTCTTCCTCGACGACCTCTGCTTCGTCGAGGAGTACTCGGGCGAGGTCGACACGGCTGACCTCGCCGGCGAGCTGGCCCGCCGCATCGGGTCGGCGTCGGTCGCCATCCTCGGCAACCACGGGGTCGTGGTGACCGGGCACACCCTCGAGGAGGCGACCT
Above is a window of Iamia majanohamensis DNA encoding:
- a CDS encoding class II aldolase/adducin family protein yields the protein MALADQDQPVASADRQGGTAVWAPSITPPIGAELTDEQALACAFRVLARDGFAENLSGHITWQRSDTTDMLVNPWGLWWRELRASDICTVDEDAHVVAGRWDVTPAIHIHTELHRVRPDARVVIHNHPYYVCLVAALGVMPELLHQTGSLFLDDLCFVEEYSGEVDTADLAGELARRIGSASVAILGNHGVVVTGHTLEEATYRAASIDRVCRLAYDVLVTGREPLRMRRAVMVGMKESLVERAADVYWAGAVRALLRAEPDVLG